One window of Chitinispirillum alkaliphilum genomic DNA carries:
- a CDS encoding Methyl-accepting chemotaxis protein: MTTKMIFKSSVTSFISFTIISFAFFSSLVTYIFAVASWKHIFWIVPFLGIVLLLLLRYIKRKIQAPLLELVKVNKKLSNGDFSQKLDIKAGNDELGDLVESFNNLTGKLSDVMGNITSTADNVASSASELLAASIHISSTSEEMSTQSVTVASSAQQASTNINSISTAAEEMSNSADSVATAVEEMSASLNEVAGNCQKELAISEEATKHASTSKESMDRLSAATRSVGKVVELINSIASQTNLLALNATIEAASAGNAGKGFAVVANEVKELASGTSKATKEISEQVEQMQADTESAVKAIELVTSVIEEVNTISKTIVVAVEQQSSTINEIAQNVSHVSSGVKDVAENVTESAQGISEVSSTINGVSTGITETTRDIALVKTSAENLSGFSEKLMKILSQFTRCFIYRHDTEGVFTYAYGIETTLGYSNEEFMVNFENFLSDNPINKKALEHTSLSLKGIKQPTYRVEMMKKGGSLCTVEITEQPLFNNENSVTGVSGLGRIIL; encoded by the coding sequence ATGACCACAAAAATGATTTTTAAAAGCTCAGTTACTTCCTTTATAAGTTTTACAATTATATCTTTTGCTTTTTTTTCCTCTCTTGTAACCTATATTTTTGCAGTTGCAAGCTGGAAACACATTTTCTGGATAGTACCGTTTCTGGGAATAGTTTTATTATTGCTGCTAAGATATATTAAAAGAAAAATTCAAGCACCATTGCTTGAATTGGTAAAAGTTAACAAGAAACTAAGTAATGGAGATTTTTCTCAAAAGCTTGATATAAAAGCCGGCAATGATGAACTTGGAGACCTGGTCGAATCATTTAACAATCTGACAGGAAAACTCAGTGATGTGATGGGTAATATTACCAGCACTGCAGACAATGTAGCCTCTTCAGCTTCCGAGCTTCTGGCTGCATCAATTCACATCTCCTCCACCTCCGAGGAGATGAGTACACAAAGTGTTACCGTTGCTTCATCAGCACAGCAGGCATCTACTAATATCAATTCTATCTCCACAGCCGCCGAAGAGATGTCTAATTCAGCTGATTCAGTTGCCACTGCAGTGGAAGAGATGAGTGCATCACTCAACGAAGTAGCCGGTAATTGTCAAAAAGAGCTCGCGATCTCCGAAGAAGCAACAAAGCATGCAAGCACCAGTAAAGAATCAATGGACCGACTAAGTGCCGCAACAAGATCTGTCGGTAAGGTGGTAGAGCTGATAAACTCAATTGCAAGCCAGACAAACCTCCTGGCCCTCAATGCCACTATCGAGGCTGCAAGTGCCGGAAATGCCGGAAAAGGGTTTGCTGTAGTTGCAAACGAAGTTAAAGAGCTTGCCTCCGGGACTTCAAAGGCAACAAAGGAGATTTCAGAACAAGTAGAACAAATGCAGGCCGATACAGAATCTGCTGTCAAAGCTATAGAATTGGTAACCAGTGTTATTGAAGAAGTGAATACGATTTCAAAGACAATTGTAGTTGCTGTTGAGCAGCAAAGCAGCACCATTAATGAAATTGCACAAAATGTAAGTCATGTAAGCAGTGGTGTAAAAGATGTGGCTGAAAATGTAACCGAATCTGCCCAGGGTATTTCTGAAGTTTCAAGTACAATCAACGGTGTAAGCACAGGAATTACAGAAACGACCAGAGATATTGCTTTGGTTAAAACCAGTGCAGAAAACCTGTCCGGTTTTTCTGAAAAGCTGATGAAGATACTATCTCAGTTTACCAGATGTTTCATTTACAGGCACGATACAGAGGGGGTCTTCACTTATGCCTATGGGATAGAAACAACTCTTGGCTATTCGAATGAGGAATTTATGGTGAATTTTGAAAATTTCCTCTCTGATAACCCCATAAACAAAAAAGCCCTCGAACACACTTCACTCTCACTAAAAGGTATAAAACAACCAACTTACCGTGTGGAAATGATGAAAAAAGGCGGTTCTCTGTGTACAGTGGAAATTACAGAACAGCCTCTGTTCAATAACGAAAACAGCGTTACAGGAGTTTCCGGCCTTGGCAGAATAATTCTATAA
- a CDS encoding Dihydroorotase, which translates to MPQLSQEQPSFVLKNGRVIDPANNVDSICDVFVCDGRIKSVGKDISQQYSETRVIDVKGTWVVPGLMDMHVHLREPGREDKETISSGTQAAAAGGFTAVACMPNTSPVLDEESKIRYVIQRGEGCPCRIFPVGAITKNLEGEELTPFGEMIKTGARAVSDDGKAVSDSRIMRNALNYSKSFNIPVICHSEDSDLSSKGHMNEGLVSTRMGIRGIPVIAEDIGVMRDILLAEYTGARIHIAHVSTAGAVRLIRDAKRRGVNVTAETCPHYFTLTDEEIGLYDTNKKMNPPLRTALDREAIIEGLIDGTIDVVASDHAPHVSEEKDVEFEAAAFGVVGLETSLGVVMTVLVKENKLTPAQMVEKMSLTPNKILGTEGGTLSPGAPADITVIDPDRSWKVEPEKFFSKSRNTAFENMQLQGEAVFTILDGRIVFERERV; encoded by the coding sequence ATGCCCCAATTGTCACAGGAGCAGCCATCTTTTGTCTTGAAAAATGGGCGGGTGATTGATCCTGCAAACAATGTCGATTCAATATGCGATGTCTTTGTTTGTGATGGGCGGATAAAATCGGTGGGTAAAGATATCTCTCAGCAATACAGTGAAACGCGGGTTATAGATGTAAAAGGTACCTGGGTTGTCCCCGGGCTTATGGATATGCATGTACATCTCAGAGAACCGGGCAGAGAGGATAAAGAGACAATCTCTTCCGGTACGCAGGCTGCCGCAGCCGGAGGTTTCACCGCTGTAGCGTGTATGCCAAATACCTCTCCTGTTCTCGATGAAGAGTCAAAGATTCGTTATGTGATTCAGCGGGGCGAGGGGTGTCCCTGCAGAATCTTTCCTGTCGGGGCGATAACAAAAAATCTGGAAGGGGAAGAACTTACACCCTTCGGTGAGATGATAAAGACCGGAGCCCGTGCGGTATCCGATGATGGAAAAGCGGTTTCTGACAGCAGGATAATGCGCAATGCATTGAATTATTCAAAATCTTTTAATATCCCTGTAATATGCCATAGTGAAGATTCTGATCTGAGCTCCAAGGGACATATGAATGAAGGTTTGGTTTCAACCAGAATGGGGATAAGGGGTATACCGGTTATTGCCGAAGATATCGGGGTGATGAGAGATATCCTTCTGGCTGAGTACACCGGGGCAAGGATTCATATCGCTCATGTCTCCACAGCCGGTGCGGTAAGGTTGATAAGAGATGCAAAACGCAGAGGGGTTAATGTGACTGCTGAAACCTGCCCACACTATTTTACCCTTACCGATGAAGAGATTGGGCTCTACGATACAAATAAAAAGATGAATCCTCCTCTGAGAACAGCTCTTGACAGAGAGGCCATCATTGAGGGACTCATTGACGGAACCATCGATGTGGTGGCAAGCGATCACGCACCCCACGTTTCGGAAGAGAAAGATGTGGAGTTTGAAGCCGCTGCATTCGGAGTGGTTGGCCTTGAAACATCTCTGGGTGTAGTGATGACTGTTCTGGTAAAAGAGAATAAACTCACACCTGCACAGATGGTTGAAAAAATGAGTTTAACGCCCAATAAAATTTTGGGAACTGAGGGGGGTACGCTATCGCCAGGTGCACCGGCAGACATCACCGTGATCGATCCTGACCGCTCATGGAAAGTTGAACCTGAAAAGTTCTTCTCCAAATCGCGCAATACTGCATTTGAAAATATGCAGCTCCAGGGTGAGGCTGTTTTTACTATTCTGGATGGCAGAATCGTTTTCGAACGTGAACGTGTTTAG
- a CDS encoding Aspartate carbamoyltransferase, translating into MGLEIQHLLGLENVSREDIKLILDTADSFYEVLQREIKVVPTLRGKTVVNLFYEDSTRTRISFELAEKRLSASPMNFSASTSSVKKGETLKDTIRNIEAMKIDMVVVRHSAAGVPYFLTQCTDAVIVNAGDGLHEHPTQALLDMMTIRQKLGKLQGLKVAIIGDIFHSRVARSNAWGMKTMGVDVVLCGPPTLLPQHPYSLGVNVTDSVEEAIEGADVVMMLRMQLERQSSGVFPSIREYRDRYGLDLEKISKLSKDALIMHPGPVNRGVELASTVADSPNSVILDQVTNGVAVRMAVLYLLGGGESE; encoded by the coding sequence CGATACTGCCGACTCTTTTTATGAGGTTCTTCAGAGAGAAATTAAAGTTGTCCCTACCCTGCGGGGTAAAACTGTTGTAAATCTCTTTTATGAAGATAGTACCAGGACAAGAATATCCTTCGAGTTAGCGGAAAAAAGGCTTTCTGCAAGTCCGATGAATTTTTCTGCCTCTACCAGTTCGGTGAAAAAAGGTGAAACACTCAAGGACACAATTCGCAATATTGAAGCAATGAAGATTGATATGGTGGTTGTGAGGCATAGTGCTGCAGGTGTACCCTATTTTCTCACTCAGTGCACCGATGCGGTTATTGTGAACGCCGGTGATGGTCTTCATGAGCATCCTACCCAGGCACTTTTGGATATGATGACCATACGACAGAAACTGGGAAAACTTCAGGGACTTAAAGTTGCGATAATCGGGGATATTTTCCACAGCCGGGTAGCCCGCTCAAATGCCTGGGGGATGAAAACCATGGGTGTGGATGTGGTCCTGTGTGGCCCACCAACCCTCTTGCCTCAGCACCCTTACAGTCTGGGAGTTAATGTTACGGATAGTGTTGAGGAAGCGATTGAGGGGGCGGACGTTGTGATGATGCTTCGTATGCAGCTTGAACGTCAGTCAAGTGGTGTTTTCCCATCAATACGGGAATACAGGGATCGTTATGGTCTTGATCTCGAAAAAATATCAAAACTAAGTAAAGATGCCCTTATCATGCATCCGGGACCGGTTAACAGGGGTGTGGAGCTGGCATCAACTGTGGCCGACAGTCCAAATTCGGTTATTCTCGATCAGGTTACAAACGGAGTCGCTGTACGGATGGCGGTTCTCTATCTTCTTGGGGGTGGTGAAAGTGAATAG
- a CDS encoding endoglucanase, which translates to MNCLICLIVVLSIVVSHAGTVSEFITIDQFGYRPQAAKIAVIRDPVIGFDSLKTFTPGAQYAVMDNHSGEQIFTGTPVEWNEGRVDSSSGDRAWWFDFSSVAEEGTYYILDVEQDLRSHSFVIAPTVYDEILKHAVRTFFYQRAGFEKEARYAGEGWADGASHVGPLQDMNARCFFDQDRIIPKPNGTFMEGGMMPVITINIQPGLQIT; encoded by the coding sequence ATGAATTGTCTAATATGCCTGATAGTTGTTCTTTCGATTGTTGTGTCTCATGCCGGGACAGTCAGTGAATTTATAACTATCGATCAGTTTGGGTACAGACCTCAGGCTGCCAAAATTGCAGTTATAAGAGACCCGGTAATAGGTTTTGATTCACTTAAAACATTCACTCCTGGTGCTCAGTATGCGGTGATGGATAACCATAGCGGCGAACAGATATTTACGGGTACTCCTGTTGAGTGGAATGAGGGACGTGTTGATTCGTCATCGGGCGACAGAGCATGGTGGTTTGATTTCTCATCTGTAGCAGAAGAGGGAACTTACTATATACTCGACGTGGAACAGGATCTCAGATCCCACTCTTTTGTTATTGCCCCCACTGTTTATGATGAAATTCTTAAGCATGCAGTAAGGACATTTTTTTATCAGCGCGCAGGGTTTGAAAAAGAAGCCCGGTATGCAGGAGAAGGGTGGGCTGATGGAGCGAGTCATGTCGGCCCTCTGCAGGATATGAACGCCAGATGTTTTTTTGATCAGGACAGGATAATCCCGAAACCGAACGGGACCTTCATGGAGGGTGGTATGATGCCGGTGATTACAATAAATATTCAGCCTGGACTGCAAATTACATAG